One region of Ferrovum sp. JA12 genomic DNA includes:
- a CDS encoding formylglycine-generating enzyme family protein, which produces MAYKNKKQLSPQEKIKRKRYLHATLITCVIAVMIGSTLHVIKLGSIRMDDMRNLATYNLKEEQKRIRAAGEDITIQERHEHSSVSSTSYDAAAIERLLSREQWADVETMVKIPAGPFIMGTNLERADIQDKPQHTVTLPTYYLDKYLVTNAQYAKFIYNTHHRPPLSWKNGRIPNGEKMHPVTMVTWYDAKEYCKWDGKRLPSEAEFEKASRGTDGRRWPWGNVMDPKNVNTYYDVGSATDVGAFPTGVSPYGAMDMAGNVDEWVDSDFLPYQGSNAPSEIFKGKVAVQDNAQDQALKISDQVNVKTHYKVLRGGSWKGDPFSTSSFHRNFAFANYASDFYGFRCASDSPAKGR; this is translated from the coding sequence ATGGCTTATAAAAATAAAAAACAACTCTCTCCTCAAGAGAAAATAAAGAGAAAACGCTACCTCCACGCAACACTTATAACTTGTGTTATTGCTGTCATGATTGGTAGTACCTTACATGTTATTAAGCTGGGTTCTATTCGTATGGATGATATGAGAAACCTAGCCACCTATAATTTAAAAGAAGAACAAAAACGAATACGTGCCGCTGGAGAGGATATTACTATCCAAGAAAGACATGAGCATAGCAGCGTGTCTAGTACTAGTTATGATGCAGCAGCGATTGAGAGATTATTATCAAGAGAGCAATGGGCTGATGTGGAGACAATGGTGAAAATTCCCGCAGGGCCCTTTATCATGGGGACCAACCTTGAGCGAGCAGACATACAAGATAAACCTCAGCATACAGTGACGCTACCCACTTACTACTTAGATAAATATTTGGTTACCAATGCACAGTATGCAAAATTTATTTATAACACTCATCATAGGCCTCCTTTGAGCTGGAAAAACGGACGTATTCCCAATGGAGAAAAAATGCATCCAGTGACCATGGTAACCTGGTATGACGCAAAAGAATATTGTAAATGGGATGGTAAGCGACTACCCAGCGAAGCAGAGTTTGAGAAGGCCTCTCGTGGCACAGACGGACGACGTTGGCCCTGGGGTAACGTGATGGATCCTAAAAATGTTAATACCTACTATGATGTGGGTTCAGCAACCGACGTAGGGGCATTTCCCACAGGGGTTAGCCCCTATGGGGCAATGGATATGGCGGGTAATGTGGATGAATGGGTTGATAGTGATTTTCTACCCTATCAGGGATCCAATGCCCCTTCTGAAATTTTTAAAGGTAAAGTTGCAGTGCAAGATAACGCCCAAGATCAGGCATTAAAGATATCTGATCAAGTCAACGTCAAGACACACTATAAGGTTTTACGGGGCGGTTCTTGGAAAGGGGACCCTTTTTCCACTTCAAGTTTTCATAGAAACTTTGCTTTTGCTAACTATGCATCTGATTTTTATGGTTTTCGATGTGCCAGTGATTCACCGGCGAAGGGGCGTTGA